The sequence CGAAGAGCGCGCAGATCTGCCACCAGCTCATCGACCTCGTGCGGCCCCTCGGCGTGACGCGCGTCTTCACCTTCGCCGCGATGGCCACCGGCCTGCGACCGGGCGAGCATGGCCGGGTCTTCGGTGCGGCCATCGACCGCGGCACGCTGGACCGCTTCCGCGATCTGGATCTCACGGTGCTGGAGGGCGGACAGATCAATGGTCTGAATGGCGTGCTGCTCGGCGTGGCCGCGGAGAGCGGCATGCAGGGCGGCTGCCTGCTCGGCGAGATGCCGCAGCTTTTTTCCCAGCTCCCGTATCCGAAGGCCTCGCTCGCCGTGCTAGAGTTCTTCGCGACGCTCGCGGGGATCAAGATCGACCTCACCGAACTGGAGTCCCACGCGCAGGACGTGGAGGACAAGCTGGAGACCTTCCTGAGCCGCATCGAGCAGGCGATCCATCAGGTCGAGGGCGCGGGCGAGTCCGCCATCCCGGCGCTGGATGCCGACGAGGAGGACGAGAAGAAAAAGCCGAAGCTCTCCGCGGAAGATCGCCAGCACCTCGAGCAGCTCTTCACCGAGGCAAAGGCGGATCGGGCCCGCGCCTACTTCCTGAAGCAGGAGCTTGATCGCCTGAAGGTCTTCCGGGATTTCGAGGACCGCTTCCTGGATCTCTTCAAGAAATGACGGCCCGGTCCGGCGATGCATGCCAATAACGGGATTGCCGGTCCATCGCCTGTCCGCGAAGCTCCACGCGTGCGCAGCATTCTCATCACCGGCGGCAATGGCGGGCTCGGCTCCGGCATCGGTCGCTATTTCCTCGAAAAGGATCCCGAGGCCAAGGTGTGGCTCGGCGTCCGCAGCAACCGCTCCACCGCCGAGGCGCTGGAGGCGGAGTTCCCCGGCCGCTGCGCGCTCATCGATCTGGAGGTCACCTCGAAGGAAAGCTGGGAGACCGCAGTCGCCACCATCACCGAGACGGATGGCCGCCTCGACGTGCTGGTGAACAATGCCGGCCTCCACCGCGATCACCTGCTCGCCACCATGCCGGACGAGGTGTGGTCATCGGTGATCTCAGCGAATCTCGATGCCGTCTTCCTCGGCTGCCGCGCGGTCATCCGCCCGATGATGGGACAGCGCTTCGGACGCATCATCAATATCTCGTCGCTTAGCGCGATCCTGCCGCCGCTCGGCCAGACGAACTACGCCGCGGCGAAGGCGGGCGTGGTCGCTCTTACCCAGACGCTCGCGAAGGAAGTCGCCCGCGCCGGCATCACCGTGAATGCCATCCTCCCCGGCTACATCGCCACCGAGGCGCTGGCGCACATGGATGAGGATGCTGCAAAACGCGCGAAGGCAGGCATCCCCATGCGGCGCTTCGGCACCCCCGCCGAGGTGGCATCCGCGGTGCTGTTTCTCGCTTGCCACGATGCGGGCTACGTCACAGGGTCCGCCCTGAAAATCGACGGCGGCATTTTCTAACAAGTTAAGACTCATGGCTCAAGGCGCGGAACTCCGGCAAAAGATCAAGGAAGTGATGGTCGAGGAATTGATGCTCGACTTCGATGCGGCGGAGATCGGCGACGAAACCGCGATCTTCGGTGCCGGTGGACTGGGGCTGGATTCCGTCGATGCGCTGCAGCTTGTCGTCGCCATCGAGAAGCATTTCGGCCTGAAGATCGCCGACGCCGAGAAGGCGAAGGGCGTGCTCCAGAGCGTGGAGACCATTGCGAAGGCGATCGAGGAGAAGGGTTGAGCCCGTTCCTGTCAGCTTCCGGGGGAAAGGGCCCGCGATGAAAAAGTGGCTGCTCTTCCTCGCGAAGCTCGCCTTCACCGTCGCGTGCCTGTGGTGGGCGCTCTCCGGGCAGAATCTCCAGGAGTCCGCGACCTTCTGGCCAAAGGATCCGGAGTGGTCCTGGGCGCTCGCTGCCATCGCTCTCGGCGGTGTGACCGTCTTCCTGTCCGCCTTCCGCTGGTGGATGCTGCTGCTGGCGCAGGGCATCCCCGTGACGCTGTGGCGGGCCACCCAGCTCACGCTGATCAGCGGGCTCTTCAATCTCATGGGCGTGAGCAGCGTCACCGGGGATGCGGCGAAGATCTTCCTGCTCATCCGCGATCACCGGGAGCAAAAGCTGGCCGTGACCATGTCGGTGCTGGTGGATCACCTCGTCGGCCTGGTCGCCATGGCGCTCACCTTCTTCGCCGTCACCGCGACGAGCTTCCGCGCGGTGGAGTCGCAGAGCGAGCTGGGCGAGACGGCCATCAAGTTCGGCTGGGTCTATTTCAGCGGCGGGCTGGCGATGATCGCCCTGATGTGCGTGGTGGCCAGCCCGTGGGTGAACGAGCGCATCCACCGGCGCGTGACGAATCCCCGCATCGTCCGGATGAAGCAGATCCCGGACGTGTACGATGTCTTCCGCAAGAAGTGGAAGCTGGTGCTGCCCGCCCTCGTGTCGAATCTCGTGATGCTGCCGCTTTACTACGCCACCTTCTGGTGTGGCGTGCAGTTCGTCGGCAGCGATACCGGCTTCATGTCCGTCTTCGCCGCCATGCCGGTGGTGGATGCCGCCAGCGCGATGCCGGTCTCGATCTCGGGCATCGGCGTCCGTGAAATCGCGCTGAAGACCCTGATGAGCGACCTCGTGGGGCTGGAGCCGGGCATCTCCGTGCTCGGTTCGCTGGTCGGATTTGCCACCGGAACGCTGTTCTGGGCATTTGCCGGCGGTTTGCTATTCTTGCGCCCGTCCAACCGGACATCGATGAAGGAAATCGAGGAAACCACCCAGTCGGAGGCATGAGCGGCATGCCACCGGAGCCCGGCCACGATCCGGGACTGGCAGTCTGCTTGTCCTCGTCGTTCTTCGGCTACTATGCCCATCTCGGCCTGCTCGGCGCGATGGAGGAGGCGGGCTTGCGCCCCGGCCGCATCGCGGGCGCTTCCGCCGGTGCGCTGGCGGGCGGGCTATGGGCGGCGGGCCTGCGCGGCGCGGCGCTGGAGCGGGTGATCTACGATTTCCATTTCCGCCGCGCGTTCTTCGATCTCGGCGCCTTCTACCGCTGGCCCGGTATTTTCAGCGGCTTGGCCGGAGCGGGCCTCCTGTCCGGCGTGCGGATCCGGCGCTACCTGCGCCGCGTGATCGGCGAGCTGCGCATCGAGGATCTGGACAGCCCGCGGCTGGAAATCGCCGTCGCGAATATCACGAAGGGCTGCAGCGAGGTCCGCACGCGCGGTCCGTTGATCGATTTCCTCATCGCGAGCTGCGCGGTGCCTATCCTCTTCCAGCCGCAGCGGATCGGCGGCGAGGAATTCCTCGATGGCGGCGTGGCAAATGAGACGCCATTCGACCACTGGCTGGACGATCCAGCCATCCACACCATCGTCGTCCACCGCATCCAGCATTCCTCCTGCATGAAGGGCCTGCCGTGGCGCACGCCGGGCGGAATGATGGGGGAGTGCCACCGCGTGGTATCGGGCGAATTGCTCCGCCGCCGCACCGAGGACGCCATGGCCGCGGGGAAGCAGCTCATCTTCCTGGAAACCGCGCATGATCACCCCGGGCTGCTGCACGGGGGGAAATCCCGTACCTTTTTCGCCGCCGGAGCCGCCACTTTCCGTCAATCCTCGCTCTGCACGCCCGTTCCACGGGTGGCGCGAGAAATTCCCCTTTCCCCCGCGGAGAGGGCGTCCTAGCGTCCCGCCAGACATGAGCGGCTGCCACGGACCCCAGATGAAAATGGACCCCGCGCTCCACCAGGACAAGAAACCGTCCTGGATCAAGGTGCGCTTGCCCAACAATCCGGTTTTCTGGTCCACCAAGTCGCTGATCACCGACCTCAAGCTGGTGACCGTCTGCGAGGAGGCCCAGTGCCCGAACCGCTGGGAATGCTGGGGCCAGGGTACCGCGACCTTCATGATCGCCGGTGAGAAATGCACCCGCGCCTGCGGCTTCTGCGCCGTGAAGACCGCCCGCCCGGATGCGCTGGAGAGCGACGAGCCTTACCGCGTGGCCGAGGCCACCCGCCGCATGAAGCTCCGCCACGTGGTCATCACCGCCGTGGCCCGCGACGATCTCCGCGACGGCGGTGCCGAGCACTTCCAGCAGACCATCGAGGCCGTCCGCGCGATGAATCCCGGCATCGTCATCGAGGTGCTGGTGCCCGACTTTAACGACCGCGACTGGGCGCTCGAGATGGTGATGCAGGCCCGCCCGCACATCTTCAACCACAACCTGGAGACCGTCGAGCGGCTCACCCCGCTGGTCCGCTCCCGCGCCAAGTACCACCGCAGCCTCGCGGTGCTGAAGAAGGCGA comes from Luteolibacter flavescens and encodes:
- a CDS encoding PAC2 family protein, which codes for MAERLHDPWLVAVWPGMGTVAMGAGYYLMAKLGMHLWEELPARDLFEVDHVDVKDGLIQTAPLPRSRLFLWKDPNEKHDLIVFIGEAQPPAKSAQICHQLIDLVRPLGVTRVFTFAAMATGLRPGEHGRVFGAAIDRGTLDRFRDLDLTVLEGGQINGLNGVLLGVAAESGMQGGCLLGEMPQLFSQLPYPKASLAVLEFFATLAGIKIDLTELESHAQDVEDKLETFLSRIEQAIHQVEGAGESAIPALDADEEDEKKKPKLSAEDRQHLEQLFTEAKADRARAYFLKQELDRLKVFRDFEDRFLDLFKK
- a CDS encoding SDR family oxidoreductase — encoded protein: MRSILITGGNGGLGSGIGRYFLEKDPEAKVWLGVRSNRSTAEALEAEFPGRCALIDLEVTSKESWETAVATITETDGRLDVLVNNAGLHRDHLLATMPDEVWSSVISANLDAVFLGCRAVIRPMMGQRFGRIINISSLSAILPPLGQTNYAAAKAGVVALTQTLAKEVARAGITVNAILPGYIATEALAHMDEDAAKRAKAGIPMRRFGTPAEVASAVLFLACHDAGYVTGSALKIDGGIF
- a CDS encoding acyl carrier protein, whose protein sequence is MAQGAELRQKIKEVMVEELMLDFDAAEIGDETAIFGAGGLGLDSVDALQLVVAIEKHFGLKIADAEKAKGVLQSVETIAKAIEEKG
- a CDS encoding lysylphosphatidylglycerol synthase transmembrane domain-containing protein, which codes for MKKWLLFLAKLAFTVACLWWALSGQNLQESATFWPKDPEWSWALAAIALGGVTVFLSAFRWWMLLLAQGIPVTLWRATQLTLISGLFNLMGVSSVTGDAAKIFLLIRDHREQKLAVTMSVLVDHLVGLVAMALTFFAVTATSFRAVESQSELGETAIKFGWVYFSGGLAMIALMCVVASPWVNERIHRRVTNPRIVRMKQIPDVYDVFRKKWKLVLPALVSNLVMLPLYYATFWCGVQFVGSDTGFMSVFAAMPVVDAASAMPVSISGIGVREIALKTLMSDLVGLEPGISVLGSLVGFATGTLFWAFAGGLLFLRPSNRTSMKEIEETTQSEA
- a CDS encoding patatin-like phospholipase family protein; translation: MSGMPPEPGHDPGLAVCLSSSFFGYYAHLGLLGAMEEAGLRPGRIAGASAGALAGGLWAAGLRGAALERVIYDFHFRRAFFDLGAFYRWPGIFSGLAGAGLLSGVRIRRYLRRVIGELRIEDLDSPRLEIAVANITKGCSEVRTRGPLIDFLIASCAVPILFQPQRIGGEEFLDGGVANETPFDHWLDDPAIHTIVVHRIQHSSCMKGLPWRTPGGMMGECHRVVSGELLRRRTEDAMAAGKQLIFLETAHDHPGLLHGGKSRTFFAAGAATFRQSSLCTPVPRVAREIPLSPAERAS
- the lipA gene encoding lipoyl synthase, with product MDPALHQDKKPSWIKVRLPNNPVFWSTKSLITDLKLVTVCEEAQCPNRWECWGQGTATFMIAGEKCTRACGFCAVKTARPDALESDEPYRVAEATRRMKLRHVVITAVARDDLRDGGAEHFQQTIEAVRAMNPGIVIEVLVPDFNDRDWALEMVMQARPHIFNHNLETVERLTPLVRSRAKYHRSLAVLKKAKAMVNGKVATKSGIMLGLGETHDEILRAMDDLLEADVTVLTMGQYLRPTPRHLPVVEYVEPAAFDNLKQIAIAKGFRHVASGPLVRSSYHAADFRPELDIMDEIDKAAPARGLDLQPEDLPIPAAKPALVKASVA